aaatttacattttttagatttccaaattaagaacaggttcatcTACAATCAAAGTTTTTAATAAAGCCAAACTCACCCCTGgttctgttaaatttgttgaaATAAGGCAAGTATGAGCACATGACTATGCTGGTCTGATTATGGAAGGTCCTGAGAATTTCTTCATATGGATATCCAGGACTCAAAAACAACCTCAACCGGCTCAGCAGTAACTGAAAAGCACAGGGATTCATAAGACATGAACATATATAAGAAACAAACACAGTGAGTTGTCTTGGGGACTGACCTGAGCACCAGCAAGCTTATTGTCCCAGCTAAATACACCATAGTACGGGCCACCCCAGAATGCACCAGCATGCTTGGCCATAGTTGGTTTCGTGATAAGATCGAGATAAGTTACGTTTCCTGTGGCATAATACAACCAAGCACCACCCCAAATAAACTCATCCCAGTACATGCTTGAATTGTAGAACTTGGCTGATTCCGCAGTGCCTGCACTGTATCTGCCTCTCCTGGTCCTCCCAAACTGATACACCGTCTTAGCACCATGTACAAGCTTCTTAGAATACTCCCTGTTGTCCTTGAAGACAATGGATGCAGAAGCCAGAGCAGCGGCCATCTCGGCAGCAAGATCCGAGCATCCACCATTACAGGTAGTCACAGGCCTTTTATAGTCCATGTCCTCAGGCCGCATCCAGCAGTAATGGTCATTAGGATCCGTACTTCCGTCGTCGGTATTTCCAGATCCAACCTAATGTCACATGAGGAACTCAGTCAAAAGATATACATGAAAGAAAAGCTAAGATCTTCTTCTACCAAGTTTACCTGTGAGACAAGATCATCGATGGAATCAGCAGTGCTATTAAAGGTCTTGAGAAAGTAATCAGTTCCCCACTTGATGAGCTCCTTAACATGGACAAGCTCTCCTGCAGCTTCGTACTTAGCACTGTATTCAATCACACTCCAGCTCAACATGGTCATAGCATAAGCCATGGGGAAGTTGAATTTGATTGCATCTCCGGCATCGTAATAACCTCCGACCAAATCTTTATAGAAGCTTCCGGAATCACCTTTCCCATCTTGAAGACCAGAGTTACCTCTCCACGACACATTATTGTGCCTCGGCAATTTCCCAGCTGCATCATCAAAAACCAGTTTTGCATTTATCAGATCAGATCGTGAAGACAGAAAGTAAAATCGGGACTCTTACATTTCTGAGCATTGAAGAACTTGAGGGCTTTGTGAAGAGCGACGGTGTAGTTATCCGGCGGTGGATTCTTTTGGTGGTGACGCGGCACAGTTTTGACGATCAAGGTGATGAATCCGGCGAGTAAAGCGGCGGCGACGATAGTGCCGACAGTCCACACGAAGATCTTGCGGCTGACGATTATGCATCCGAGATCGacatacttcttcttcttctgctccgTGGGACCAAGAAGCCAGCTCTGCTGCGTCTCGTCGAGTGGCCGCGAGAGAGCCGCGCGGTCGATATCGTTCAAATTCCGGCTACGATCGTCGTCGGTGGCGGAATCCGTCGCGTGGATCTCGAGCGGACCTCCCCAGGGATCTCGGCCGTACATAGTGAAGGATGGAAGCAGAGGAGTGAATCAAAGCTGGTTCGAGGATCAGATCTGAGAGTTTGTTGGGAGTGtgagaggaaatgaagatgTGATGTGAGGTAAGCTAGTCAATTATGGACCAAGACGAGACACCCACATGTgccttctttttaaaaaaaaattttctcaCTTCAATTATTATTTTCCTTATTATATTTGCCTGTCGGTTTATCTCTCCATGTTACGTTACAGCTGCGCACTCATTTTGGACTTATTCGCCAACCATGATTGAGCTTTCTCGCCAACGCGTAAATTTGGTGAatgaaaaccaaaccaaaacaaactTTTACGAAACAGCTTTCGTTAAGGGAAATAGGATCGTATAACCATGTAAAAAACAGTAATTCACAAAGTAGCTATTTAACCTAATGTTTCTATACACACTGTTATAATTACATATTAATACGTTAATATCCTTAAAACATCACCGGCCCAACCTGCTGCAAGGAAAATCTTTTAACTTCTGTAATAAATTTGTAGCAGTCGAAAGGTCTCCGACACTGAATTCCTCATACGCCTCGACTCTGCATGCAATCGACAGAGTTTCCATCTCCTTCGTCCTCCATTATCACTCGTTTTCGGCGTTGGGAGTCTTCGTTAGGGTTTAAGCGGCGGTTAGTAGCACACTCTTTCTACCGAACTTCTCCAACTCGATTCTTCTCGGATCTCTGAAACTCCCTTAAGTTCTTCGTGTTTTCTATTGATTCTCTTCACCGTCTTCTCGTCCCTGCTTATTTTCTTTCAACTTGAGGCTCCTCTCAGAATTAGGGTACAGAAGGTGTTGTATATAAATGGAATAGTACAGATGTCTGTCCGTATAGTATAGTAATTGTGAGATTGTTGATGAAATTTTCTATGTTGATGGCGAAGAATTGTAGAGTTTCAAAGACTCTTATGGTGAGAGACAAGACTTTTGCAGTGGCGATCACCTCTATCTCTATAATCGaaaccaaaatatttatttatgcatatataatagaaatgtaaaacaatatgtattttcatattttgttacTATACTATTCTATcatgttccattctatttgacAGTTactaaaaagtaatttttttttgtttataaatatagtttgtatttttcttaagtTCTAACTATGGCTACATGTTTTTGAATCTGTGAAAAACATATTATGATTGACattgtataatttaatattacatatatagtattatgtattttttagattttgatatgtgggtttagggtttatacttgggttagggtttagtaattagagtttagggtttagtctTTAAAAGCTGAGATGGTATGGTTAGGGTCATCGTTAACTTCTTTCCATGcaattatatacattttataattttaccaATATGTattgtgttatttattttgtttcattctatttggatttagaaattatatttgggtttaaggtttagggtttagtcaATACAACTTTGTGTGAGATCTTTTATGCATAATCTATTTGAAATagaatatgaaaaattatatgttcaaaCTATTCTATTTTAGATGAAATCTATTGACAAACTATTCTACTTGAGATGAAATTGCAACGAATGCGCTACCGTTCTTCATCATCGTAatgtttgaaatataaaaagttcatttctatataaaatacaatgGATTACTCTGTTATAACCATGTTTCCAGAGGTTATCATTTGAGAAGTATTGAGTACTTACAACACATATATCTTGGCCTGTAATACGTGAACTATGCTATTTATCTATATGGAATAACAATTTCAATAACATCAAATATCCATTACGTTTACGTATGTTCTGTTACACAGACAAATATTATTCTCTAATGTCGATGCATATTCTTTCATCATGTGTTAAATATATATCTGATGTACGCCTTCAGTACAGTTCTGTGAGTGTTAATAAGCCACAAAAAAATAACCACGTCATCTACTTTAGACAATGCAACTCGAAACTTGTTGCTGGAAAGCGTATAACCGGTTAGATTGGGTGCAAAAAGACTGACATTTAATTAAGTCAAAATCATGACTACTTACTTAATTTGACACTCATATATGGCTATCTCGCCAATAAGCCATTTCTTTAAGCCAAATCCTGCAACATTTTGCGAAACAATATTTACAAAACTAAATTCGACAACGATATGATGTACAAAATaacttttgtaaaattaaactccacaatattttatgaaacaaTTTTCGTAGAATTAAATTTGACAAACTAAAAAACAGGTTTTGTAAGATTAATTTCGacaactttttataaaaattaatttcgaCAATATTTTACGAAacatatttcataaaattaaatttgataatattttatgaaacaaTTTCGTAGGATAATGTGATAACGTTTTACGAAACaacttacaaaattaaaatcaaaacaatttatCAACCTTTAGAAAATTATACAAAGTCATCCAAAGACGTTAATTAGAGGACTGAAGAAACGAGAGGAGCCAACAaaagactctctctctctctctctctctctctctctctctctctctctctctgctttcTGACCTCGCCCACCTGTGAAGGTGAAGTAGTCACCCACTTCCCGAGCTCCTAAGGACATCGCCCACTTCCCGAGCTCTCAAGGACATCTCccacttctccttcctctagcCATCGTTGTCCACTTCCCATTAGCTAGGATTTGTCGCCTATTTCTCAGGCTCCTAAAGACATTGCCCACTTCACTCTCTTCGCTTGGTTTTGATTCTTACATTCCATTGATACGAAAAATGTAATCAAGTTTTACAATAATCTGCCATGAAGAGTCGAAACAACTACCCATAAATATTCGAAAAAGTTTTTGATAATATATGAAGCGTACTTGATAATTTTCGTAAAACGAATGGTACaaagaaaactaaaactaaaacttgGATCGAAGGATTGcaatctcttcctctcttcgATGTTTTCGTCAAAGTTTCGTTGACAACTGAATCACACAAGAATTTGGATTGAGCTTTACAAAGTTCCGCTATATTGACTCGAAAACAACTATTATTAAACGCCTTTTAAGTTTTTGATGAAATACAAAGTACGAAAAACACTATTTTGGAaggtttttacgaaaaaaacactaaaactgAACAGTTTacgattatttttttttcgtaaaactaactttgaaaattttaatggaacctattttctaaaaaacaaaacatttttttttacaaaaaaaaaattccttagAACTAGCTTGGAATGTTTTTGGGGAACATCTTtcataaaaatttttaaaaaaacagtttcacAAAATAAACGTCCATAAAAATAACTTCAGAAAGCTTTTTATCAGCatctttcaaaacaaaacagaacaaaTTTTACGAAACAAAATTAATTCTGTAAAATTAACttcggaatttttttttgtgaaacataTTTCgtaaatcaaaacaaacagTTTTTTACGAAAAAACTTTTGTAAAATCAATGTAACTCAACGATTTACGAAAAAAATCTTGGGGAAGGCACATGACACTAGAACGAAAAAGACAGGAGAAGAGCTGAGTGTGACTAATCGCCTACACTCTCTATCCTCCTCCACATCACCCAATCCCCTCTCCTCCTGCACATCGCCCACTCTCTGTCCTCCTCCACATCGCCCACTCTCTGTCCTCTTCCACGTCGCACACTTCCTATCCCGAAAGAACGTAACCCACTTTTTTCTCTCCTTAAAGGATGCCAAACACTTCTTCCTTCCACTCATAGACTTTACTTGCTTCTCCATGCACTGTTTTCTCGTCTATATCTCGTCTAAAACTTTCTTTGTTTCTTCACAATTTAAGATATGGTTAAGATATTTTGTAGAAAAAGTGAGAAATCCTCTGTTTCCACAAAAGTAACCAATTGAGTGAAAAATAGTTAAACGTAAATTCCGTATATGTTTtgacaaaatgatttttctcaTTACTGTAAACTAACAGCATAAAAACGCAACTTGGACCAGAACGATAATATTTTcaggaaaagtaaaaaaaactcCTAATTCGTAAAGCAATCCGAAACAGCCTAAGACAGGAAAATGGCCTGGACAACTTAACTCATAAAGAAGCTCAAACCAGTCACGGTCTACTTTGTTTGGAGAAATATCAAGAAAAATTGGATAGATAATAGATATGAATCTTCAGAAAAATGGGAAGATGGCCAACCTTGGGATACATATATAAACAAGGATCGAGACAGAGAAGATGGGACATTGATCAAAAAGTTCTTAGACCCTCCGCATCTGTATTTATATTTAGAGAACCTAGTTCTAGgtgtttttattatatcaaACCTAAGTTAGAGGTTTTTCCATTGTTTTGTCGCTATAATGCTTGTATCCAATTTACTAGGAAAACTTCGCAAAAGAAGTTTGATCTCTTGTACACAACTCTTTTTAAACGAACTCTGTTCGGCTTGTTCCTAGAAAAGGGTATGTAGGCAGCCTTTTATAAGGCTcaattcaaaatatatgaaaCTCTTTTACGTGTTTTTCACCTTTTTGATCTGTATGTTTTGTCGTGATTATCGCAGAAACTCTGGTTCCccgaaaaatacattttttattacaaattttaattgTGCGAGTTTCAGATCCCACAGTGATGGCGGTGATAATGCATCATTGAGGAAGGCCGAGATGGCCAAAATGGCACCTCTAATTCTCTTTTAGACAAAGCAACTAGGTTTTGAAGAAAGGGGGGAGGTGGACGCTTATACACatatacacacacaaaaagaaTGGGCTTTTAATGGACCATGGTTTTAGTCACTATAAAACGTTTCGCTAATAGGAATTCTTCCTCTGATTCAAATCTTGACCCTCTGTTTGGTATGATCCTCTAAAATTCATGGATAGTTTATCCTCATTTGAGACTCGGTCTCCCATGTTTCCTATTGTATCCAAACTATTTCCCAACAAACCGTTACCATTTAAGACGGGTGTTACATGTGGAGAGGCTTATAATTGATTTTGCGACATATATTTCCCAAGTGAACTTATCTAAGAAAAACGAAAGGGTTAAGTATGCTTGAAGTAAAGTAGTGAAATGATGAGTGCTTATTGGTAAATGATTCGATATACCACATGATTGAGGTCAAAACATGTGGAAAGATTACACTGTACTTGTAGGATCAGTAAAGAAATCTTTTGAGATTTCTAAAACTTAACGCAATAACCGTCACATGGTGTGGAGCATACATACCGAGTCACCAGATGTGAAGatccattgttttttttttggcaacgaACAACTAttatattactcaaacttgaggtggtctgggtaaccagaccggaatagaacaaccaacaaaacaAAGTTCTCTATAGAAAGACCTCGCAGTCCTAGCTAAAGAATTTGAAATATGATTTTGCGCTCGTGGAATATAAATGATCTTGAAGTCCGGGAAGCATATTTGCAgagtctctatcctctccaatttTGTACCAAAACTTGGCCAAGCATGAGGCTCCTTAATCATGGTGATTAAATCATTGCAATCCATCCCGAAGCTCTGACATGTCGAATGCTGAAGCATACTCTCGATCGCCTATCGCAGTGCTTCCACTTCTAAATGTAAGGCAGACTCTTGTCGTGGAAAATTTTGTGTCTCCATAAGTTGAACCTTTTCTAAGCTGTTCATCCAAATCCATCTACACCCGCTGAACTGAGTGGTGGATGTCCATGATGCATCTATCATGCAAATATTACCCACGCTTAAATTTTTGATGTCCATTGTTACAAAGTATATTCTattctttttgaattttacaaaatatcttTTGAACATATTTGACATAGCTTATTTAGTTATACTAGTTTTTCTGTCAACACATAGTTATGTTATTTCCTATGCagttaaaaaaatgaatatcttttttataaaacagaTTTTGATTTCCTTAACAAGTCATTTAACCaatatctttctcttttttaGAGAGAGAAGTTCTCACTCATCTCTATCGTGTTCCgaactttaattttttagagGATATGAGATTATTAAATCTTTTTGTTGTAACATAATTTGATAAATCGATCAATTTATCATTTATGCCCTTCGGATTTTTCCTTCCGTCGTCTTAacgatctttttttttctttcaatctTAAATCGGATCTGTTCTTCAAGTTTCTTCTTGTTATGTCTAATTTAGGATTGACGCTAATAAAGGTTTCGATGGAGATTGCAGAGTAGCTCTCTTTAACTTCATATCAATTCCAGCCAATTTCCTCTTAGTTGGAAACAATTATTCTTGAGTGGGTAATGTTATGATTGCCAAACTTTCAATCTTTAATGGACGGAAAGATCTCCAGCTTGAATATACCAGAGACGTCAAGGCATTACATTCAGATACTTGATGAAGATTGAAAAAATAGAAGAAGGTGATCAAAGGGAAGCTACTCGATTTGGTATCAGAGATTGAAGCACGGTTGCCCTTATCGACGGGACACCAACCTTTGTATGACAGAGATAAGAGATAACATGGAAGCGATTTCGTAAGGACTGCGGTGGTGAAGCTTCTTGACAACCAAATCTGCCGCCTCATGCATGAAGAACATGTGTAACACACTTGT
The window above is part of the Brassica napus cultivar Da-Ae chromosome C3, Da-Ae, whole genome shotgun sequence genome. Proteins encoded here:
- the LOC106388500 gene encoding endoglucanase 25; this encodes MYGRDPWGGPLEIHATDSATDDDRSRNLNDIDRAALSRPLDETQQSWLLGPTEQKKKKYVDLGCIIVSRKIFVWTVGTIVAAALLAGFITLIVKTVPRHHQKNPPPDNYTVALHKALKFFNAQKSGKLPRHNNVSWRGNSGLQDGKGDSGSFYKDLVGGYYDAGDAIKFNFPMAYAMTMLSWSVIEYSAKYEAAGELVHVKELIKWGTDYFLKTFNSTADSIDDLVSQVGSGNTDDGSTDPNDHYCWMRPEDMDYKRPVTTCNGGCSDLAAEMAAALASASIVFKDNREYSKKLVHGAKTVYQFGRTRRGRYSAGTAESAKFYNSSMYWDEFIWGGAWLYYATGNVTYLDLITKPTMAKHAGAFWGGPYYGVFSWDNKLAGAQLLLSRLRLFLSPGYPYEEILRTFHNQTSIVMCSYLPYFNKFNRTRGGLIELNHGDPQPLQYAANAAFLATLYSDYLDAADTPGWYCGPNFYSTNVLREFARTQIDYILGKNPPKMSYLVGFGTKYPKHVHHRGASIPKNKVKYNCKGGWKWRDSKKPNPNTIEGAMVAGPDKRDGFRDVRTNYNYTEPTLAGNAGLVAALVALSGEEEASGTIDKNTIFSAVPPLFPTPPPPPAPWKP